DNA from Chiloscyllium plagiosum isolate BGI_BamShark_2017 chromosome 44, ASM401019v2, whole genome shotgun sequence:
GAGGGATGTAGAGTTAAAGAGAGAGTCGCGGGGCGAATGGGTGATTGGTTTGATTCTTCGTCTGCAAACGGGAACTGGagatgggagggagggagaaaactGGGATTAGGAGAGGAACAAGATAGATTTGGATTTCAGCTCAAAGAGCAGGGGTTGTGAGACAGATTTTGGAGGACTGGAAATAAAGAAAAGACATGCATGTTCTGATTTTCTATCTTTTGCTTCAAGAAATGACTTTGAAATTGTAATTACAGGGTATTAGAAGAGGAGGATTCACAGTTGGGAAAATTAACCTAATCActgtggagagagtgaggacggcagatgctgcagatcagagatgagagtgtggtgctggaaaagcacagcaggtcaggcagcatccgaggagcaggagagttgacgttttggactGGAGCCCTTCATTAAAAAACTGTGTCAGGATCTTCACCATTGCCTGAATATCATAGACAAATAGTTGCCATTTCACGTTTAATGGTCAGTCAGTGAGAAATTATTTCAAACCGTAGTGTGACTGGAAATGTACgagaacacacacacgcacctgAGTGAGTGTGTTCCAGAGCATCAACTGTACGTGGAGCTCCGTGCTGTTACACAGCTCTAAAGGAAACCACAGTTCGTGGCAGAGAATAATTCCCGGGGTTTGTGTGTGGTACAGGCTTCAACAGACTGTCTAATCTTGAAATACACAAGGCCTTGCGCCCCATGGAGAAACGGTGGAAGTGTGAGAACTGTGGGAAGAGATTTTGTTACCCATCTCAGCTGGAAAGTCATGGACGCAGTCACagtggggagaggccgttcatctGCTCCCAGTGTGGGAAAGGGTTCAGTCAGTGCTCCAACCTGAATAAACACCAGAGAACTCActctggggagaggccgttcacctgctcccaGTGTGGGAAAGGGTTCACTCAGTCATCCAATTTGGAAAAACACCAACAAACTCACATTGAGGAAAAGCCATTCGTCTGTTCAGAGTGTGGGAAAGGGTTCACTCAGTTAGTCAACTTAGCTACACACCAGAGaactcacactggggagaggccattcacctgctcccaGTGTGGGAAAGGGTTCGCTCAGTTATCCAGCCTACATGTGCACGAAATAAcccacactggagagaaaccattctgctgctccgagtgcgggaagggattcactcagctGGCCAGCTTACGCACACACAGAAGAATTCATACTGAGGAGAAACCATTCAATTGCTGTttatgtgggaagggattcactcagttatcCAACTTACAGACACATATGATGACTCACAGCAGAGAGAAACCATTCAGCTGCCCTGAATGTGGGACACGATTTACTCAGTTATCCAGTTTACACAGACACAAGAGgactcacacaggggagaaagCATTCACGTGTACccagtgtggaaagagattcaCTCAGTTCTCCAACTtatgcagacacagcgagaacACACACCAGGGAGAAAGGCTGCATTCAGGTGCTCAGACTTAAAtaaacacaagcaatctcccactGGGGAAAAGCTCTTTACTTTTGGTCCAACCTGCTTATTATAAACGGTGCTGTGAGTGATCTTTGTGACGGCTGGATTGTGGGAAGTGCTTTAAAAGTTCCAGGGCACTGACTGCACCGTCAGGATGGCACTGACGAGGTGTTCGTTGAGTGGGCCTGGGTTTGACTGATCACCTTACTGCACTCCGACTGGAGAGTGACTATTCACGAGGCTGCTCCAGATCCGGGAAGGAACGCACTCTGCTATCCCAAACATCCAGACACTGGCAGGTTCACGGCAGACTATCCGGGTTGAACTGCACTGGTCACATCCAGGATTGGGCATGGAGCTGGATCCTCAGGAGTGAGAGAAATGTATCTCAGCCACGCTACTGCGTGGTTCACAGCTCCGAGACACCGAACAGAAGTCCTTAGGTGATGGTGTTTCAGGGAATGGCGTCAAACTGCTCTGTTGCTTTCTGAAAGTAAAACACACAGGTTCAGTTTTGAAACTGAGAACGGCTGTGTCCATTACGGTGCATTAATTTGAAAGGTTGCTGTGTTGTTCCTCATTCAACTGTTGGAAGGCTACAATCATCACGACTCATGTTAATGTGGGAACACAAGGTGTTTTCCAGATGGTCCAAATCTCAGCTGAAGAGGGAGATTTTATTGAAGCAAGAAGCTTAGGGACAACATTCCAAAGTTTGGGACCCAAGAGCTAAAAGCATAACCACCAATGGGGGAGTGATGTAGATTGGGATAGGCAGGGGTTAGAGTTGAAAGAAAACCAGGATCTCAGACGGTTGTAGGGCTGGTGCAGTCTTTATATTGCAGTGTGTCAGGGAGAGGGGTTCTCCCCCAGTGAGTGAGGGGGCTGCGGTTTgaaggggttggggagggggaaggggaggcgGAGAGGAGCTGAACAGGGGCTATATTGCGGTGTGTCAGGGAGAGGAGGTATACCCCAGTTAGCAAGGGGACTGCAGTGTGAGGAGGGTTGNNNNNNNNNNNNNNNNNNNNNNNNNNNNNNNNNNNNNNNNNNNNNNNNNNNNNNNNNNNNNNNNNNNNNNNNNNNNNNNNNNNNNNNNNNNNNNNGTGTAGGGGCTGGGTGGGGATTTGAACAGGGGCTATGTTGCAGTTTCCCCAGAGTGAGGGGGCTGCGGGGTGTAGGGGCTGGGTGGGGATTTGAACAGGGGCTATGTTGCAGTTTCCCCAGAGTGAGGGGGCTGCGGGGTGTAGGGGCTGGGTGGGGATTTGAACAGGGGCTATGTTGCAGTTTCCCCAGTGTTGCAGATTGCAGGAAGGTGAGGTGAAGGTGTTGAAACACAAACCCCTGAGGTAAGTTGGTTGGAGGGATGGTGAGAACCCATCCCCTTGGGGTGAGAAATTCCAAGGAggtgtgagaggtaatttcggtttaaactttaagatgtgcctggaccacagactggtctataataaaagacaaaacttttgtttcttttcagagtaaaaaacaaacaggctagtttaaattgtgcagaatgctgacaatttgtgagcagagtaaaaacaaacaggcccttgattgatgaaaccattaacacaggcgggaaggatgagtccttgactgataagactccaggatgagGGAACGACTCGAGAGACATCTGTTACAGATTAaagtctttgactgataagactacagggtgagaaaaacaacaactttcgAGACTCTGGAGCCATTTGtcgcagactttgtgataagaataatgatgtttttaagaatgtgaacctcgtggCTTGttagagccaaggagaggagggacttgtactgtatataatgggagactttgaaagcctcagcgcgccttttcttcaagggtgcccgactctgcagacttgacttgttaataaaactttgttttcctgaatttgtctagagcgattattgagaagcgattttcgtttctaacagagGGCACCTGGTTTTTAAATACTGGGGGTTGCTGCATTTGGGAagtggatgaggaggaatgtgggGCACACAGACTCCTTCGGGGGCGGTCCCGGTTGCCCTGGAAACCGTGTCTCCCTCTGTTGCGTCAGATAAATGGGCTGGCGCGAACCCCCGGGGCACCGCCCCTATTGGATGCCGTCCGCAGTCCATCAAGGGAACCTGGGCCAATGGGATCGTCACGTTACAGCGAACCCAGCACCTCCAGCCAATGGGCGCTGCCCCCCATTGTGTGCCGCGTGCGTGTGTCCCGGGAGAGTCAGACCCGGAAGTGGGAGAGTGTGCACTGAGGGGGCACAGGGATCCCTCCACACACTCACATCCATCAGTGACCATCCTCCCCTCCATCCAGCACCCATGGGCAAGGGGGGGGAGAGNNNNNNNNNNNNNNNNNNNNNNNNNNNNNNNNNNNNNNNNNNNNNNNNNNNNNNNNNNNNNNNNNNNNNNNNNNNNNNNNNNNNNNNNNNNNNNNNNNNNNNNNNNNNNNNNNNNNNNNNNNNNNNNNNNNNNNNNNNNNNNNNNNNNNNNNNNNNNNNNNNNNNNNNNNNNNNNNNNNNNNNNNNNNNNNNNNNNNNNNNNNNNNNNNNNNNNNNNNNNNNNNNNNNNNNNNNNNNNNNNNNNNNNNNNNNNNNNNNNNNNNNNNNNNNNNNNNNNNNNNNNNNNNNNNNNNNNNNNNNNNNNNNNNNNNNNNNNNNNNNNNNNNNNNNNNNNNNNNNNNNNNNNNNNNNNNNNNNNNNNNNNNNNNNNNNNNNNNNNNNNNNNNNNNNNNNNNNNNNNNNNNNNNNNNNNNNNNNNNNNNNNNNNNNNNNNNNNNNNNNNNNNNNNNNNNNNNNNNNNNNNNNNNNNNNNNNNNNNNNNNNNNNNNNNNNNNNNNNNNGACGATTGAAAAGATGTGAACATCACTTGAGACACACGGACTCTGAGAAATATTTGTCACGGGCAATGGGCCATACTTTGCCAGCAGGCAATGAAATGgcagcaggaatgccaatgctgagCACATACTTTGTCGAAGCAAGAGAAACAGGGTTTACTTCAGGGACTGGCTCCAAGCTGACTGGCCGCGGCTTTTGCATTGTGCACATTTATATAAAGGACGATTGATGATGGGCTGCCTgattctgtgcaattatttcatcggaaaacaaacaaaaaaatgcatcacggtggctcagtgattagcactgcagcctcagaacccaggttcaattccaacttctgTTGAGTGCGTGGTGTTTGTACTTTTCcctgtgtccgcatgggttttTTCCGGGTGTTCTGATTTCTTctcacaggccaaagatgtgcagttaggggaactggccatgctaaattgcgcatcgTGTTagacgcattagtcagagggaaatgagtctgggtgggttactcttcggaggggtgttgtggacttgttgggccacactgtagggaatataatgtcatctaatctaaactgcggacactgtaaaccagaaacaaaaccagaaatcgtTGGAACAAAACTCAGCACTTAACTCTGAACGTAAGTTGGGTTACTAGTCAGGAAATGCTAATTTCACTCCATAAATACTGTATtatctgctgaggttttccagcaatacaGTTTCTTATATAATAGTATGTGAGCCAGCAATCAATTCTATATTGATCACCTGTTTCTCCCCTGTTCCATTGCCAGTTACCGTGCAACAACTGCACATGGCATCCTATGTCTGTAGTCCTCTTACACATTTCCAATTGAAAGTTATTTGCCATTCGTTCTCAGTCCAAAATCTTCTCATTCACACTTGACTGCATTGATAATGGAATGAGAAGTTCAAAACATGTACGTTTTTGTAGTATTTCTCTGTTTTCAGACATATTTTTCAGTACGTATGAAGAAAATAAGTTGCTGAAGTGATATAGTGTGAGCACTTGACTGCATTGATAATGGAATGAGAAGTTCAAAACATGTACGTTTTGTAGTATTTCTCTGTTTTCAGACATATTTTTCAGTACGTATGAAGAAAATAAGTTGCTGAAGTGATATAGTGTGAGGTCATGTTCTACACAGCAACTAAAAGGCTCAATGAAGCCAGATTAAATTGATTCCCCGTTTCTCAACATCTCTGCCTCTGCACGGAAAATAGCAGAATATTCGATGTTTCTCTGTCTGTGAAATAAAGTTAATGGGCAAGTGAATGGAATCAACTCTTTTACTGCCGGTTGAATACAAGGTCTGATTCATTCAATTCATTTTCTGACTGTGCACAGCCTACAAATCACAATTCAGGAATGTTTTGGAGTACTcaccagttgcctggatgggagcaacTCTGGGTCAGTCAAAACACTGCATGTCAATTAGTATAAAATAGCCCACTTATTTGGAACTTCATCAAACGGTCTCAATAAACATTACCTCTATCCTCAATACACAGTGACAGAACTGTGTGTTCTTTGCAAGAAGGAAAGCAACAAATCAACAACTATTCTACAGTAACAACTTGCACAAAATCAAAATGTACCTAGGGTCGTGGATGTTTGAGAATAACACAGATCTGCATGAATCATAACAGCACTGTTCATTCACTGGCGTTGGATCAAAATCAAAACTTTGCTCGACACTGTATGTACACGTTGTAGAAGCAGCACACACGATAGCTCCTATCACTTCGATGGCCACTGAGTGGAGCATGTGGAGGTCGAGTACAAAAAGCAGAAAGAACGTGCAGAATCCAGAGAAAACCATTCCGTCAACTCATTGAACACTGTTTAATTGCTCCAACTGTGGGAAAGAGTGCGGCTCCAGATTTGGACTACTCGGGTATGACAGGGACTTCCACCACAACCAAGAATTGAAAGCAAGTCATTCACTGTCCTGTGGATTGCCTAAAACTGAAAAGACTACCTCTCCACTCTACGCTATACAGGGTTTTAAGATATCAGCACACCAACACTTTCAGTAAGGCAATGGAACCAAAGTTGCTGGTCTCGCCACTGACAACCACATCTCGTGCTtaagctaaaaaaaaaagtcttggacGTTGGATTGTTGATTGTCAGTTCTGTTTGTACCTTAGGAATTGTCTGATGAACTCAGCAAAATAAACTGAAACTAAAACGTTGCTCATTCTCATctaggaattgaattgaattgaattgaatttattgtcacgtgtgccgaGGCATATTGAAAtgctttgtcttgcgagtaatacatgtagatcacagagttaagtagcataaataagtaaataatacataaacagcggcaaaaacaatacaggtgaatgttaagaatttgtgagtccatttagtgttctaacaacaatagggtagaaaccgTTTCGAAACGAACAGGTGCGTGTGCTCAGGCTTccgtaccttctccccaatggtaaaAGTTGTAGAAGAACAATAACATGGTCGGAtgcatctttgagaatgctggtgggctttccttgacagcaggcctggtgatagatagaacatagaacacagaacaatacagcacagaacaggcccttcggcccacgatgatgtgccgaacatttgtcctagcttaagcacccatccatgtacctatccaattgccgcttaaaggtcaccaaagattctgactctaccactcccacaggcagcgcattccatgcccccaccactctctgggtaaagaacccacccctgacatctcccctataccttccacccttcaacttaaatttatgtccccttgtaacactgttgtacccggggaaaaagtttctgactgtctattctatctattcctttgatcatcttataaacctctatcaagtcacccgtcatccttcgccgttccaacgagaaaaagcctagcactctcaacaTATCCTCGttcgacctattctccattcgaggcaacatcctggtaaatcttctctgcaccctttccaaagcttccacatctttcctaaagtgaggcgaccagaactgcacacagtactccaaatgtggcctaaccaaggtcctgtatggTTGCAAtatcacttcatgactcttgaattcaatccctctgctaatgaacgctaatacaccataagccttcttacaagctctatccacctgagtagcaactttcaatgatctatgaacatagactacaagatccctctgttcctccacctcactaagaaccctaccattaaccctgtattccacattcttatttgtctttccaaaatggacaacctcacatttggcagggttgaactccatctgccactcctcagcccagctctgcatcatatctaagtccctttgcagccgacaacagccctcctcactatacacaactccaccaatcttcgtatcatctgcaaatttactgacccacccttcgactccctcatccaagtcattaataaaaattacaaacagcagaggacccagaactgatccctgcggaactccacttgtaactgggctccaggctaaatatttaccatctaccaccactctctgacttcgaccggttagccagttttccatccaactggccaaatttccctctatcccatgcctcctgactttccgcataagcctaccatggggaaccttatcaaaggccttactaaaatccatgtatactacatccactgctttaccctcatccacatgcttggtcacctcctcaaagaattcaataagacttgtaaggcaagacctaccctttacaaatccgtgctggctgtcacTAATCAAGCAgtatctttccagatactcataaatcttatccctcagtcccctttccattactttgcctaccaccgaagtaagactaactggcctgtaattcccggggttatccctattcccttttttgaacaggggcacaacattcgccactctgcagtcccctggtaccacccccgttgacagtgaagacgaaaagatcattgccaacggtactgtaATTtactctcttgcttcccacataatccgaggatatatcccgtcaggcccgggggacctGTCTAttctcaagttgttcaaaatgtccaacacatcttccttcctaacaagtatctcctccaGCTGACCAgcccgtttcatactctcctcttcaacaatacagtccctctcattcgtaaatactgaagaaaagtactcattcaagacctctcctatctcttccgactcaatacacagtctcccactactgtccttgatcggacctaccctcgttctcgtcattctcgtGTTTCTCACAAACGCATAAAATGCccttgggttatccttgat
Protein-coding regions in this window:
- the LOC122543754 gene encoding gastrula zinc finger protein XlCGF7.1-like, encoding MEKRWKCENCGKRFCYPSQLESHGRSHSGERPFICSQCGKGFSQCSNLNKHQRTHSGERPFTCSQCGKGFTQSSNLEKHQQTHIEEKPFVCSECGKGFTQLVNLATHQRTHTGERPFTCSQCGKGFAQLSSLHVHEITHTGEKPFCCSECGKGFTQLASLRTHRRIHTEEKPFNCCLCGKGFTQLSNLQTHMMTHSREKPFSCPECGTRFTQLSSLHRHKRTHTGEKAFTCTQCGKRFTQFSNLCRHSENTHQGERLHSGAQT